The sequence CGGTAGGGTTCGGCCATGTCCGAACTTACGCTCGTCGTTGGCTCGAAGAACTACTCGTCCTGGTCGCTGCGGCCGTACCTCGCGCTGGCCCATACTGGCCAGCCCTTCCGCGAGGTGGTGATTGCGCTGGATGAGCCCGATACCGCCGCGAAGATCGCCGAGTACACGCCCAGCGGGCGGGTGCCCGTGCTGCGCCACGGCGCGCTCTCCATCTGGGACTCACTGGCCATCTGCGAGTACCTGGCGGAGACCTTCCCCCAGGCGAAGCTGTGGCCCGAGGACAAGCAGGCCCGCGCCATCGCGCGCTCGGTGGTGGCGGAGATGCACTCCAGCTTCTCCAACCTGCGGCAGA comes from Hyalangium minutum and encodes:
- a CDS encoding glutathione S-transferase family protein; its protein translation is MSELTLVVGSKNYSSWSLRPYLALAHTGQPFREVVIALDEPDTAAKIAEYTPSGRVPVLRHGALSIWDSLAICEYLAETFPQAKLWPEDKQARAIARSVVAEMHSSFSNLRQNMTMDIRARKPGKGRAPGVAEDIARIQALWNDCRSRFGQGGPFLFGHFTIADAFYAPVVTRFVTYEVELDAVGQAYRDAVLNLPALKTWTEAALKEPPVKRYL